The segment GCCCGCCCTTCCGCTGGGGGGATTCTCGTTTCAAATAGTTTGCCTCAATCTCGCGCATCAGTGGCCTTGCTCGGAGGAGCGTAAATGGGACGAGGAATGGGCCCCATGCCGGCATCTCCATATTGGGATTGATCACGGATGGCCTTGGCGATGGCCTCGGCCAAACGCTCTCGATAGCTGCTGGTCGCGACCAGTTTAGCCTCATTGGCGTTGGTGAGATAACCACATTCCACCAAGATACACGGCAGGGCAGGATTGCGAGTTAGGCGCAGGCGACGACGAACAAGGCCAGCGTTTCCTGATTCATAAGGTGCCACAGCGGAGAGATTTTGCTGCACGCGTCTTGCCAAGGCATAGCTGTCGCTCCGCCAGTAGTAGGTTTCTGGACCAGCCCTACGACGTGCTCCGTAATTGAAGTGGATGCTGACGAGGATAGAGTTGCCGTACCGATTCGCGATGTTGACGCGGTTATCCAGTTCTACAAAATAGTCAGAGTCGCGCATCATTACCACTTTAAAGCTTGGCCACAATTCAGAGCGAACACGCTTGGCTACATCTAGAGCGAGCTGTTTCTCCACCAAGCCGCGAGCGCGAGCGCCCGAGTCACGCCCTCCGTGACCAGCGTCCACGATGACGGTGGTAAAAGCTTGAGGCCCAGGTCGGTCTCCATAAACACTACGACCTTGTGGATAGCGGGAACTTTGGCACGAAACTAGAAGGGAGATTAGACAAAGACCAAGAATTAGACGGAGCTGGGGCATGCGAGGAAGAGAGATGCAAGGGGCGTGCCAGCCTCGATGGGAGACAAGTGTACCTTAGACCGAGGACTTTTTGTCTCGGACTCTAGTTGCTCACTTTCAAGTCGATGACGGGGACTTGAAGAGGTGTTTCCTCCAGCTCGGGATATTCGCCATCGCCGGGTGGTCCGGGGAAGTTATCGTCCACAAAGCGTCTCCATGTATCGCGAGTTTTGACTGAGATTAGCTCTTGGATGCCGTCGCCACATTTACCGCAGACCATGATACTATGCAGGAGATTGACTCCTTCACAGATGCCCGTGATGACAAAGTCATCCACTCCATCATCTCCACGACTGATGCCGCAAACAGAGCAGTGATGCAGTCCTCGATGGAGGTCCACATTGGCATCTTGATATTCTGCCAGCCTCTTTTTGGATTCTTGAGAAAATTCCTCCATCATATTCACCCTGCAGTGATCGCACAGGGCATATTCCATCACACATTCGCCCTGTTTGTAGGCCTTGGAGATTTGAAAGCCGCCTTGGTCATCAGCCAAAGTCTCCCCGCAGCGAGTGCAATGCCGAAAGGGACGCTCCTCATATTCAGAATGGAGGTCGTGAGGGATCGGCGGCGCAGGAGTCTCTTCGTCCATACCCTTAACATGCGTCGGAACGGACCGTTTGCCAAGGTCTATACCGGCTTGATTTCAGAAAGAAACTAGATCGATAGACGGCTTACTCTGTGATCCATACGGACGTGCCAACAGTCACGAGGTCAAAGAGTTCAATGACAGATTCATTCGCTAGGCGCACACAGCCGTGGCTGGCTGGTCGGCCGATATGGCGCACGTCATTGGTGCCGTGGATATAAATGTAGCGTTTGTAGGTGTTAGCATTGCGTTTTTCCACGCCTTCCAGCCAAAGGATTCGGCTGAGGATCAGGTCGTCCGCCGTCTCAATCTCGGGAGTCCACAGGCCAACGGGCTCGCGGGACTTGAAAATGGTTCCTGCAGGGGCTCCATGACCATGTTTTTCTCGGATCACGAATCCACCCAAGGGTGTCTTGTTGCTCCCTTCGGTATAGCCGAGGCCAAACTTCGAGGTGCTACAAGGCCAACTCTTCACTTGGTGAAAGCCATTCCACAGAGCCAGATGCTGGGTACCAACTGAGACCTCGATACGAGGACGCAAAAGTGGTTCAGAGGTGATCATGAAATATAGGTAAGAGCAAGAAACGCCTCAGGTAAAATCCAACCCCAGATCCAGGGCCCGGGCGGAGTGGGTGAGAGCACCCACAGAGATGGCATTGATACCCGTAGCCGCAATCTCGCCAATGGTCGCCAAGGTGATGCCACCACTGGCTTCCAGCCAAAGTCGTCCCGCGTTTAGGGCCACAGCTTGGCGCAGCTTTTCCGCACCCATGTTATCGAGCAGTAACATGTCCACACCACGCAGAGTCAGAAAGTCAGCCACTTGATCCAGATTGTCGGCTTCCAATTGAATGCGTGTGCCTGGGCGCTCGGCTTTCACTCGGTCGATCGCGCGTTGCAACTCTTTCAGGGAACCATGGGCAGCCAGATGATTATCCTTCACCATCACATGATCATAGAGACCCATGCGGTGATTGGTGCCTCCGCCTGCTTTGACGGCAGCTTTTTCCAGGAGGCGCCAGCCCGGGGTGGTTTTCCGGGTATCCCAGATCTGCACGGGATGAGGCTGCACGGCCTGTACGTAACGCCTTGCCTGGGTAGCCACACCGGAAAGCCGCTGAAGGAAGTTGAGCGCCGTGCGTTCACCGGTCAAGATGCCTCGAGTGGGACCGCTGATCTCCAAAAGCACTTCCCCTGGCTCGAACGCATCTCCATCCTGACGGAGGATATGGGTTTGAATGCGAGGGTCGATTTCCTGAAACACCCGCACGGCCACCTCCATCCCTGACACCACTCCCGGCTCACGCGCAGCGATCTGCGCCTGGGCCGTGGATTCTGCCGGGATGAAGTAAGTGGCTGTGACATCTCCATCGCCCACATCTTCGGCGATGGCGGCGCGGATCAATTGTTCAGTGCTGGCATCCATGGATAGAAATAGGGCAGGGGAACGGAGAGTTTATTTTTTCGCGGGTAGCGCACGGGTAGCCCCCACCGAAATACCGCCATCCACCAGCAGGAGTTGGCCTGTCACATAGCGGCTTTCCTCGGCTGCGAGGAAGAGTAGGGGCCCTTCCAGATCGTCCATCGCACCCGGGCGGCCCAGAGGAATACGCTCTGTCAGATACTCCACCCAACCGGCATCTTCATACATCACGCGATTTTGCGATGTCTTAAACCAGCCTGGAGCCAGCACATTGACCGTGATGCCATGTTGCCCCCAATCATGGGCAAGGCTCATGGTCATCTGGCGCACCCCACCGCGGCTCGCTCCATAAGGGGCCAAGCCGGCGTAACCCGCGACGCAAGTCACAGAGCCGATGTTGATCATCCGTCCGTAGCCGGCAGGGATCATGAATTCTTTCGCCACCTGCTGTGCCAGGAAGAACGTTCCGCGCAGATTGGTATCCACCACGAGGTTCCAGTCATCCCAAGTGATCTCCGTGGCTGGCTTACGCACATTGCAGCCAGCGTTGTTCACCAAGATGTCGATCTTCTCCACTTGTGCTTTGGCCATGGCCACTGCGGCGTGGATGCTCTCTTGTGAACGCACGTCCAGCTCCACACACAAGCATTTGCGGCCTAGATCCGTGATCTGCTTCTCCATGTCCTTGAGAGAATCCAGCGTGCGACTGGAGATGATGAGGTCTGCTCCGGCTTTGGCCAGGGTGAGTGCAAAGCGTTCCCCGAGACCTCGGGAGGTTCCAGAAACAAAAGCCGTGCGGCCGGCCAGATCAAAAGCGTGAGGTTGGCTCATAGAGATCAGTCTATTCTATATATAGAGAAGGTGAATGTTCGAGATGTTGGAATGGGGCGGTGAAATCGCGGAGAAGCTCAAGGAAGTCAATACGCCACTCGTAAGCCTCCATCGTTTGAACAGACGCGATCCAAAGAGCGTTTCTTTATCAGGGGGAGTCATCTTAGAACGACTCTGGAAACGTTTAGCGACGAAAGTCGGCGCCCGAAAACGGTCAAAACAAGACTTATTTCCTGTTATACCTAACCTAAATTTCGTTATACCAAGAGAATAACCAAAAGGAGGTG is part of the Prosthecobacter debontii genome and harbors:
- a CDS encoding N-acetylmuramoyl-L-alanine amidase; the protein is MDAGHGGRDSGARARGLVEKQLALDVAKRVRSELWPSFKVVMMRDSDYFVELDNRVNIANRYGNSILVSIHFNYGARRRAGPETYYWRSDSYALARRVQQNLSAVAPYESGNAGLVRRRLRLTRNPALPCILVECGYLTNANEAKLVATSSYRERLAEAIAKAIRDQSQYGDAGMGPIPRPIYAPPSKATDARD
- the nadC gene encoding carboxylating nicotinate-nucleotide diphosphorylase, with the protein product MDASTEQLIRAAIAEDVGDGDVTATYFIPAESTAQAQIAAREPGVVSGMEVAVRVFQEIDPRIQTHILRQDGDAFEPGEVLLEISGPTRGILTGERTALNFLQRLSGVATQARRYVQAVQPHPVQIWDTRKTTPGWRLLEKAAVKAGGGTNHRMGLYDHVMVKDNHLAAHGSLKELQRAIDRVKAERPGTRIQLEADNLDQVADFLTLRGVDMLLLDNMGAEKLRQAVALNAGRLWLEASGGITLATIGEIAATGINAISVGALTHSARALDLGLDFT
- a CDS encoding L,D-transpeptidase; this encodes MITSEPLLRPRIEVSVGTQHLALWNGFHQVKSWPCSTSKFGLGYTEGSNKTPLGGFVIREKHGHGAPAGTIFKSREPVGLWTPEIETADDLILSRILWLEGVEKRNANTYKRYIYIHGTNDVRHIGRPASHGCVRLANESVIELFDLVTVGTSVWITE
- a CDS encoding SDR family NAD(P)-dependent oxidoreductase codes for the protein MSQPHAFDLAGRTAFVSGTSRGLGERFALTLAKAGADLIISSRTLDSLKDMEKQITDLGRKCLCVELDVRSQESIHAAVAMAKAQVEKIDILVNNAGCNVRKPATEITWDDWNLVVDTNLRGTFFLAQQVAKEFMIPAGYGRMINIGSVTCVAGYAGLAPYGASRGGVRQMTMSLAHDWGQHGITVNVLAPGWFKTSQNRVMYEDAGWVEYLTERIPLGRPGAMDDLEGPLLFLAAEESRYVTGQLLLVDGGISVGATRALPAKK